One Diceros bicornis minor isolate mBicDic1 chromosome 26, mDicBic1.mat.cur, whole genome shotgun sequence DNA segment encodes these proteins:
- the SRRM2 gene encoding serine/arginine repetitive matrix protein 2 isoform X7 yields MLLEKDVNPGGKEETPGQRPAVTETHQLAELNEKKNERLRAAFGISDSYVDGSSFDPQRRAREAKQPAPEPPKPYSLVRESSSSRSPTPKQKKKKKKKDRGRRSESSSPRRERKKSSKKKKHRSESESKKRKHRSPTPKSKRKSKDKKRKRSRSTTPAPKSRRAHRSTSADSASSSDTSRSRSRSAAAKTHTTMLTGQSPSPASGRQGEGDVPSREPGTTNTGQPSSPELSTKQPSSPYEDKNKDKKEKPAVQPSPSPERSSTGPEPLAPTLPLAEQHGGSPQPLAITPLSQEPVNPPSEASPTRGRSPPKSPEKPPPSSSESCPPSPQPTKVSRHASSSPESPKLAPAPGSRREISSSPASKSHSHGRAKRDKSRSRTPSRGVGRSCSPTTTKRGGSRSRTPTKRGHSRSRSPQWRRSRSAQRWGRSRSPQRRGRSRSPQRPGWSRSRNTQRRGRSRSARRGRSHSRSSATRGRSRSRTPARRGRSRSRTPARRRSRSRTPTRRRSRSRTPARRGRSRSRTPARRRSRTRSPLRRRSRSRSPARRSGRSRSRTPARRGRSRSRTPARRGRSRSRTPARRSGRSRSRTPARRGRSRSRTPARRGRSRSRSLVRRGRSHSRTPQRRGRSGSSSEQKNKSRTSQRRSRSNSSPEMKKSHVSSRRSRSLSSPRSKTKSHLSLRRSLSGSSPCPKQKSQTPPRRSRSGSSQAKAKSRTPQRRSRSGSSLPSNQKSKAPSQQSRSSSSPQPKVNSGTPPRQGSVTSPQANEKSATPQRRSRSESSPDFEVKSRTPSRHSCSGSSPSRVKSSIPPRRSRSGSSSPQPKVKAITSPTQSHSGSSSPCPNRVTSKTPPRQSRSESPCSKVESRLLQRHSRSRSSSPDTKVKLGTPPGQSHSGSTSPCPKVKPQSPPGHSLSGSKSPYSQEKCKDSPVQSCSGSSSLCPGIKSSTPPGEGYFGSSLQQKGQSQTSPDPRSDTSSPEMRQKHSESPSLQSKSQTPPKGGQSRSSSPVTELAPRSPTGQDRSELSSRLKSRMSPEQSRSQSDSSPYPATDCKSLLGQSRLELSPESKERTGLLLQEDVTASSPRSRDTLSPLPVQDRPESSPVLKDTPRTPSRERAGVGSSSDIKDQSSALAKPSQDEELMEVVDKSGEFSNQVLPHLPPKLKEIAGNNFGSSPEVEERPAVSLTLNQSQSQVSLEAEVPVVASTWSGPHFSPEHTELSNSAPRENSFESPLEFRNSGLIAEMNTGFSPEVKEDLNGLFSNQLEMDPTLDRKEQSTRSSRRSSSELSPDAVEKAGLSSNQSVSSPVLDAIPRTPSRERSSSTSPELKDGLPRTPSRRSRSGSSPGLRDGSGTPSRHSLFGSSPGMKDIPRTPSRGRSECDSSPEPKALPQTPRPRSRSPSSLELNNKCLTPQRERSGSESSVEQKAVARTPLGQRSRSGSSQELDGKPSASPQERSESDSSPDSKAKTRMPLRQRSCSGSSPEVDSKSRASPQHSRSGSSPEVKDKPRAVSRAQSGSDSSPEPKAPVPRAIPRRSRSGSSSKGRGPSPEGSSSSESSPEHPPKSRTARRSSRSSPEPKTKSRTSPRRRSSRSSPELTRKARLSRRSRSASSSPETPSRTPPRRRRSPSVSSPEPAEKSRSSRRRRSASSPRTKTTSRRGRSPSPKPRGLQRSRSRSRREKTRTTRRRDRSGSSQSTSRRRQRSRSRSRVTRRRRGGSGYHSRSPARQESSRTSSRRRRGRSRTPPTSRKRSRSRTSPAPWKRSRSRASPATHRRSRSRTPLVSRRRSRSRTSPVSRRRSRSRTSVTRRRSRSRASPVSRRRSRSRTPPVTRRRSRSRTPTRRRSRSRTPPVTRRRSRSRTPPVTRRRSRSRTSPITRRRSRSRTSPVTRRRSRSRTSPVTRRRSRSRTSPVTRRRSRSRSPPAIRRRSRSRSPLLPRKRSRSRSPLAIRRRSRSRTPRTTRGKRSLTRSPPAIRRRSASGSSSDRSRSATPPATRNHSGSRTPPVALNSSRMSCFSRPSMSPTPLDRCRSPGMLEPLGSSRTPMSVLQQAGGSMMDGPGPRIPDHPRTSVPENHAQSRIALALTAISLGTARPPPSMSAAGLAARMSQVPAPVPLMSLRTAPAASLASRIPAASAAAMNLAGARTPAIPTAVNLADSRTPAAAAAMNLASPRTAVAPSAVNLADPRTPTAPAVNLAGARTPAALAALSLTGSGTPPTAGNYPSSSRTPQAPAPANLVGPRSAHATAVNIASSRNPPALAPASLTSARMAPALSGANLTSPRVPLSAYERVSGRTSPPLLDRARSRTPPGGPGSRTPPSAPSQSRMTSERSSSPASRTAQTPSQPVLPSAQDRPRSPVPSTFSDQSRSLLAQTTAIAGSQSLSSGAVAKTTSSAGDHNSMLSGPVPGVSQPDDGEPPASTGAQQPSALAALQPAKERRSSSSSSSSSSSSSSSSSSSSSSSSSGSSSSDSEGSSLPTQPEIALKRVPSPAPAPKEAVREGRPPEPTPAKRKRRSSSSSSSSSSSSSSSSSSSSSSSSSSSSSSSSSSSSSSTSSSPSPAKPGPQALPKPASPKKPPPGEQRSRSPRKPIDSLRDSRSLSYSPAERRRPSPQPSPREQQSSSERGSRRGQHGGSRSPGHKRRRETPSPHPMRHRSSRSP; encoded by the exons ATGTTGCTGGAGAAGGATGTGAACCCTGGGGGCAAGGAGGAGACCCCAGGGCAGAGGCCAGC GGTAACTGAGACTCACCAGTTGGCAGAATTGAATGAGAAGAAGAATGAGCGACTCCGTGCTGCCTTTGGCATCAGTGACTCCTATGTGGATGGCAGCTCTTTTGATCCTCAGCGTCGTGCTCGAGAAGCTAAACAACCAGCTCCCGAGCCTCCCAAACCTTACAG CCTTGTCCGGGAGTCCAGCAGTTCTCGCTCACCAACCCcaaagcaaaagaagaagaaaaagaagaaagacagagGACG CAGGTCAGAGAGTAGCTCTCCTCGACgagagaggaagaagagttcTAAGAAGAAGAAGCATAG GTCAGAGTCAGAATCCAAGAAACGGAAGCACAG GTCTCCCACTCCAAAGAGCAAGCGTAAATCTAAGGACAAGAAGCGGAAGCG GTCTCGAAGTACAACGCCAGCCCCTAAGAGTCGCCGGGCCCACCGTTCAACTTCTGCTGACTCTGCCTCATCTTCTGATACTTCGCGCAGTCG gtctcgaAGTGCTGCAGCTAAAACCCATACAACTATGTTGACTGGGCAGAGTCCTTCTCCTGCTTCAGGGCGCCAAGGGGAGGGAGATGTACCTTCCAGAGAACCAGGTACCACCAACACAGGGCAGCCTAGCAGCCCAGAGCTCTCTACAAAGCAGCCTAGCAGTCCTTatgaagacaaaaacaaagacaagaaGGAG AAACCTGCAGTTCAACCTAGCCCCTCTCCAGAAAGGAGCAGCACAGGCCCAGAACCACTTGCTCCCACTTTGCCCCTTGCTGAGCAGCATGGCGGCTCCCCACAACCCCTTGCAATAACCCCCTTAAGTCAGGAGCCAGTGAACCCCCCATCTGAGGCTTCCCCAACCCGGGGCCGTTCACCCCCTAAGTCTCCTGAGAAACCTCCCCCATCTTCTTCGGAGAGCTGCCCACCATCCCCTCAACCTACCAAAGTTTCTCGGCATGCCAGCTCTTCCCCTGAAAGTCCTAAACTGGCACCAGCTCCTGGGTCCCGTCGAGAGATTTCTTCTTCTCCCGCATCCAAGAGTCACTCACATGGCCGAGCAAAGCGGGATAAGTCACGTTCTCGTACTCCTTCTCGTGGGGTGGGGAGGTCCTGTAGCCCTACTACCACTAAGAGGGGGGGTTCTCGGTCTCGAACCCCAACCAAGAGAGGGCATTCTCGATCCCGATCCCCTCAGTGGCGTAGGTCCCGGTCTGCACAGAGGTGGGGACGATCTAGAAGTCCCCAGCGACGTGGCCGTTCTAGGTCTCCTCAGCGACCAGGTTGGTCCAGGAGCAGAAATACCCAGAGAAGAGGCAGGTCTAGATCAGCAAGGCGAGGCAGGTCACACTCTAGATCCTCAGCCACTAGGGGGAGATCTCGTTCTAGAACACCAGCCAGGCGGGGCAGGTCTCGCTCTAGAACACCAGCCAGGCGGAGATCACGATCCAGAACACCCACCAGGCGTAGGTCTCGGTCTAGAACACCAGCCCGGAGGGGCAGGTCTCGGTCTAGAACACCTGCTAGGCGCAGATCTAGGACCCGATCACCACTAAGACGGAGGTCCCGTAGTAGGTCACCAGCCAGGAGAAGTGGGAGGTCACGCTCTAGAACCCCGGCAAGGCGTGGGCGCTCACGCTCTAGAACCCCGGCGAGGCGTGGGCGGTCTCGCTCTAGAACCCCAGCTAGACGAAGCGGGCGGTCACGCTCTAGAACACCTGCCAGGAGAGGGAGATCTCGGTCTAGGACACCAGCAAGACGAGGAAGATCCCGTAGTAGAAGTCTAGTTAGACGGGGGCGATCTCACTCTAGAACACCACAAAGAAGAGGCAGGTCCGGTTCATCATCAGAGCAGAAGAACAAATCCAGAACATCACAGAGAAGGAGCAGGTCCAACTCAAGCCCAGAAATGAAAAAATCTCATGTTTCTTCAAGGCGGAGCAGGTCTCTCTCTTCACCGCGGTCCAAAACAAAATCTCACTTGTCTTTGAGGCGAAGCCTTTCAGGGTCGTCTCCATGCCCGAAACAGAAGTCTCAGACGCCACCGAGGCGCAGTCGCTCTGGATCATCCCAGGCTAAAGCTAAATCTAGAACACCACAAAGGCGAAGTCGCTCTGGTTCTTCTCTGCCATCTAATCAGAAATCTAAAGCACCATCACAACAAAGTCGTTCCAGTTCATCTCCTCAACCTAAAGTGAACTCTGGAACACCACCAAGGCAGGGGTCTGTAACAAGTCCCCAGGCAAATGAAAAATCTGCAACACCACAAAGACGGAGCCGTTCTGAATCATCACCTGACTTTGAGGTGAAATCTAGAACCCCTTCCAGACATAGCTGCTCAGGATCCTCTCCTTCTAGAGTGAAATCTAGTATACCTCCAAGACGGAGCCGATCCGGGTCATCATCTCCACAACCCAAAGTGAAGGCGATAACATCACCAACCCAAAGTCATTCTGGTTCCTCTTCTCCATGTCCTAATAGAGTGACATCTAAAACACCTCCAAGGCAAAGCAGATCAGAGTCTCCCTGCTCCAAGGTGGAATCTAGATTGTTGCAAAGACACAGCCGTTCTAGGTCCTCCTCACCAGATACCAAAGTGAAACTGGGAACACCGCCAGGACAAAGTCACTCAGGGTCTACTTCGCCATGCCCCAAAGTCAAGCCCCAAAGTCCACCAGGGCACAGTCTTTCTGGATCAAAGTCACCATATTCCCAAGAGAAGTGTAAAGACTCACCAGTGCAAAGTTGCTCTGGGTCCTCCTCCCTCTGTCCAGGAATAAAGTCTAGTACACCACCAGGAGAGGGCTATTTCGGCTCATCTCTGCAACAGAAAGGACAGTCTCAAACTTCACCAGACCCCAGATCTGATACTTCAAGTCCAGAAATGAGACAGAAGCACTCTGAATCTCCATCTCTCCAGAGCAAATCTCAAACACCTCCTAAAGGTGGCCAGTCCAGGTCTTCATCTCCAGTCACTGAGCTGGCACCCAGATCTCCAACAGGACAAGATAGAAGCGAATTGTCATCAAGGCTGAAATCCAGAATGTCTCCTGAGCAGAGCAGGTCCCAGTCTGACTCTTCCCCATATCCTGCCACGGACTGTAAATCTCTTCTGGGGCAGAGTAGATTGGAGCTTTCTCCTGAATCAAAAGAGAGAACAGGCTTGCTCCTTCAGGAGGATGTTACTGCATCATCTCCTAGATCAAGAGACACATTGAGTCCTCTTCCAGTGCAGGATAGGCCTGAGTCTTCACCAGTCCTCAAAGACACACCTAGAACCCCATCAAGGGAAAGAGCTGGTGTTGGGTCATCTTCAGATATAAAAGACCAAAGTAGTGCATTAGCTAAGCCAAGCCAAGACGAGGAATTAATGGAGGTGGTAGATAAATCTGGAGAATTCTCAAACCAGGTTTTGCCCCATTTGCCTCCAAAACTTAAAGAAATAGCTGGAAATAATTTTGGATCATCTCCTGAAGTAGAAGAAAGGCCTGCTGTGTCTTTGACTCTTAACCAAAGCCAGTCACAGGTTTCTTTAGAAGCAGAAGTCCCTGTAGTGGCCTCAACTTGGAGTGGGCCCCATTTTTCTCCAGAACATACAGAACTATCTAACTCGGCTCCCAGGGAGAATAGCTTTGAATCACCTTTAGAATTTAGAAATTCAGGTCTTATTGCAGAAATGAATACTGGATTTTCTCCTGAGGTTAAAGAAGATTTGAATGGACTTTTTTCTAATCAGTTGGAGATGGATCCAACTCTAGACAGGAAAGAACAATCAACAAGGTCCTCCAGACGAAGCAGTTCTGAGTTATCCCCAGATGCAGTGGAAAAAGCAGGATTGTCTTCAAATCAGAGTGTCTCTTCACCGGTACTTGATGCTATACCCAGAACACCCTCGAGGGAAAGGAGTAGTTCTACATCTCCTGAACTGAAAGACGGTTTACCCAGAACCCCCTCAAGGAGAAGCAGGTCTGGGTCTTCCCCAGGACTTAGAGATGGATCTGGGACTCCCTCAAGGCACAGCTTATTTGGGTCCTCTCCTGGAATGAAAGATATACCTAGAACACCATCCAGGGGGAGAAGTGAATGTGATTCTTCTCCAGAACCAAAAGCTTTGCCTCAGACTCCTAGGCCAAGGAGTCGTTCTCCATCATCACTGGAGCTCAACAACAAGTGTCTTACCCCCCAGAGAGAAAGAAGTGGGTCAGAATCATCAGTTGAACAGAAAGCTGTGGCTAGGACTCCTCTTGGGCAGAGAAGTCGATCTGGATCTTCTCAAGAACTTGATGGGAAACCCAGTGCATCCCCTCAGGAAAGAAGTGAATCTGACTCATCTCCAGATTCTAAAGCTAAGACACGGATGCCACTTAGACAGAGGAGTTGCTCTGGATCGTCTCCAGAGGTCGACAGCAAATCCCGAGCTTCTCCTCAGCATAGTAGATCAGGCTCATCCCCTGAAGTGAAAGACAAGCCAAGAGCTGTATCCAGGGCACAGAGTGGTTCTGATTCCTCTCCTGAACCCAAGGCTCCTGTCCCTCGGGCCATTCCCAGACGAAGCAGATCAGGTTCATCAAGCAAGGGTAGAGGCCCTTCTCCTGAAGGaagcagcagttctgagtcctctccaGAACACCCACCCAAATCTAGAACTGCTAGGAGAAGCTCTAGGTCATCACCAGAGCCCAAGACCAAGTCTCGCACGTCACCTCGCCGTCGCAGCTCTCGATCATCTCCTGAGttgactaggaaggccagactcTCCCGTAGAAGCCGCTCTGCGTCATCCTCACCAGAGACCCCCTCTAGAACTCCCCCAAGACGCCGAAGAAGTCCCTCGGTGTCTTCCCCAGAGCCAGCTGAAAAGTCAAGATCCTCACGCCGGCGTCGTTCAGCTTCATCTCCACGCACAAAAACAACTTCAAGGAGAGGTCGTTCTCCTTCACCAAAGCCTCGTGGGCTCCAGAGGTCTCGTTCCCGCTCAAGGAGGGAGAAGACAAGAACAACCCGACGTCGGGATAGGTCTGGATCTTCTCAGTCAACGTCTCGGAGAAGACAGCGGAGCCGGTCAAGGTCTCGGGTTACTCGTCGGCGGAGGGGAGGCTCTGGTTACCACTCAAGGTCTCCTGCTCGGCAAGAGAGTTCCCGAACCTCATCTCGACGCCGAAGAGGCCGCTCACGGACACCTCCAACCAGTCGGAAGCGTTCCCGCTCACGCACATCACCAGCCCCGTGGAAACGCTCCAGGTCTCGAGCCTCTCCGGCCACTCACCGGCGATCCAGGTCCAGAACACCTCTGGTTAGCCGACGTAGGTCCAGGTCTAGAACTTCCCCAGTCAGTCGGAGACGATCAAGGTCCAGGACATCAGTGACTCGACGAAGATCTCGATCAAGAGCATCCCCAGTGAGTCGAAGGCGATCCAGGTCCAGAACACCACCAGTAACCCGTCGTCGGTCAAGATCCAGAACGCCGACTCGCCGGCGTTCTCGCTCTAGAACACCCCCAGTGACTCGCAGAAGGTCCAGATCTAGGACTCCACCAGTAACCAGGAGGCGATCTCGAAGCAGAACCTCACCTATCACTCGCAGAAGATCAAGATCCAGAACGTCCCCAGTTACCCGTAGGCGGTCTCGATCTCGCACGTCTCCAGTAACACGAAGGAGGTCGCGCTCTCGTACCTCTCCAGTGACACGCCGCCGATCTAGGTCCCGGTCACCTCCAGCTATTCGGCGCCGCTCTAGGTCTCGAAGTCCACTGTTGCCACGCAAACGTTCTCGAAGTCGCTCACCACTTGCTATCCGCCGCCGTTCTAGGTCCCGTACTCCACGAACAACTCGGGGCAAACGGTCCTTGACAAGATCTCCTCCAGCTATCCGCAGGCGTTCTGCATCAGGAAGTAGTTCTGACCGTTCACGTTCAGCTACTCCTCCAGCAACAAGGAATCATTCTGGTTCTCGGACACCTCCAGTCGCACTCAATAGCTCCAGAATGAGCTGCTTCAGTCGTCCTAGCATGTCACCAACTCCCCTCGACCGCTGTAGATCACCTGGAATGCTTGAACCCCTCGGCAGCTCTAGAACACCGATGTCTGTCCTGCAGCAAGCTGGTGGCTCCATGATGGATGGTCCAGGTCCCCGAATTCCTGATCACCCGAGAACATCTGTGCCAGAAAATCATGCTCAGTCTAGAATTGCACTTGCCCTGACGGCCATCAGTCTTGGCACCGCTCGGCCGCCTCCATCTATGTCTGCTGCTGGCCTTGCTGCAAGAATGTCCCaggttccagctccagtgcctctCATGAGTCTCAGAACAGCTCCAGCTGCCAGCCTTGCCAGCAGGATTCCTGCAGCCTCTGCAGCAGCCATGAACCTGGCTGGTGCCAGGACACCTGCTATCCCAACAGCAGTGAACCTGGCCGACTCAAGAACACCAGCTGCAGCAGCAGCCATGAACTTGGCCAGTCCTAGAACAGCAGTGGCACCTTCAGCTGTGAACCTTGCTGACCCTCgcacccccacagccccagctgtgAACCTAGCAGGAGCCAGAACCCCAGCTGCTTTGGCAGCTTTGAGTCTCACGGGCTCTGGCACACCCCCGACCGCTGGAAACTATCCCTCCAGTTCCCGAACACCCCAGGCTCCAGCCCCTGCAAACCTGGTGGGTCCTAGATCTGCACATGCCACAGCTGTGAATATTGCCAGCTCAAGAAACCCTCCAGCTTTGGCCCCTGCAAGCCTCACCAGTGCTAGAATGGCTCCAGCTTTGTCTGGTGCAAATCTTACCAGCCCCAGGGTGCCCCTCTCCGCCTACGAGCGTGTTAGTGGCAGAACCTCACCACCGCTTCTCGACCGAGCCAGGTCCAGAACCCCACCAGGAGGCCCAGGGTCTAGAACCCCACCATCTGCCCCGAGCCAGTCTAGAATGACTTCTGAGCGGTCTTCCTCTCCTGCCTCTAGAACGGCCCAGACTCCATCACAGCCTGTTCTCCCTTCAGCTCAAGATCGGCCTAGGTCCCCTGTGCCATCTACTTTTTCTGATCAATCCCGATCTTTGCTTGCCCAGACCACCGCTATAGCAGGGTCTCAGTCCCTTTCCTCGGGGGCAGTGGCAAAGACCACATCCTCTGCTGGTGACCACAACAGCATGCTCTCTGGCCCTGTCCCTGGGGTGTCCCAACCTGATGATGGGGAACCACCTGCCTCCACGGGGGCCCAGCAGCCTTCTGCGTTAGCCGCCCTGCAGCCAGCAAAGGAGCGGCGGAGTTCTTCTTCCTCGTCATCTTCCAGTTCCTCTTCTTCATCGTCATCATCGTCGTCGTCCTCTTCCTCGTCCTCTGGCTCCAGTTCTAGCGACTCGGAGGGCTCTAGCCTTCCCACTCAACCTGAGATAGCACTGAAGAG GGTCCCCAGCCCTGCTCCAGCCCCAAAGGAGGCTGTTCGAGAGGGACGTCCTCCGGAGCCTACCCCAGCCAAACGGAAGAGACGCTCTAGCAGCTCCAGTTCCAgttccagctcctcctcttcctcttcctcctcctcttcttcttcctcttcttcttcctcctcctcctcttcttcctcttcctcttcttcctcttctacttcctcctccccctcccctgctaAGCCTGGCCCTCAGGCCTTGCCCAAACCTGCAAGCCCCAAGAAGCCACCCCCTGGCGAGCAGAG GTCCCGCAGCCCCCGGAAGCCAATAGATTCCCTCAGGGACTCGCGGTCCCTCAGCTACTCGCCTGCGGAGCGCCGCcgcccctcaccccagccctcgCCACGGGAGCAGCAGAG CAGCAGCGAGCGCGGATCCCGGAGAGGCCAGCATGGGGGTAGCCGCTCCCCAGGCCACAAGCGCAGGAGGGAGACGCCTAGCCCCCACCCCATGCGGCACCGCTCCTCCAG GTCTCCGTGA